A stretch of Schistocerca americana isolate TAMUIC-IGC-003095 chromosome 3, iqSchAmer2.1, whole genome shotgun sequence DNA encodes these proteins:
- the LOC124605182 gene encoding uncharacterized protein LOC124605182: MQDCKFYIRSTNTDFVEKQRNILNLINAFDKEKHEKEKEDPDRSYPESMEVDSTCERVSLKRKRSETKHFRGKESIFKKPIDFPPRFRVRDIPDHQRNPHKWVKYTLGDVSPDDMTNQSNTAAALSFLRELEERKQKQTPEDNKEEVRRIIFKPSHQVAKKASEQLVEETSNASRTESLKTSVFRSSKLVMPEYVVGMEKKTRPKKIKKDNSQSTLRKVSLNHLYENEDE, encoded by the coding sequence ATGCAGGATTGTAAGTTCTATATAAGAAGCACAAATACTGACTTTGTAGAAAAGCAGCGAAACATATTAAACTTAATAAACGCATTTGATAAGGAGAAACATGAAAAGGAAAAGGAAGATCCTGACAGGAGTTATCCGGAGTCTATGGAAGTCGACAGCACATGTGAAAGAGTGTCACTGAAGAGGAAAAGATCAGAAACGAAACATTTCAGAGGTAAAGAGAGTATTTTTAAGAAACCAATCGACTTCCCTCCTCGTTTTCGTGTTAGAGATATACCAGATCACCAAAGAAATCCGCACAAATGGGTGAAGTATACTCTCGGGGATGTGTCGCCAGACGATATGACAAATCAGTCTAATACAGCTGCTGCTCTGTCATTTCTTCGAGAGTtggaagaaaggaaacagaaacaaACTCCAGAAGATAACAAGGAGGAAGTCAGACGAATCATTTTCAAACCTTCACATCAGGTCGCAAAGAAAGCAAGTGAACAATTGGTAGAAGAAACTTCGAATGCAAGTAGAACAGAGAGTTTAAAGACTTCAGTTTTTAGGAGCTCCAAACTCGTGATGCCAGAATACGTTGTtgggatggaaaagaaaactagGCCAAAAAAGATCAAAAAAGACAATTCTCAATCAACTCTAAGAAAAGTGTCACTTAATCACTTGTatgaaaatgaagatgaatga